In a single window of the Candidatus Binataceae bacterium genome:
- a CDS encoding CocE/NonD family hydrolase, which translates to MIVPARKTYKVTTEKSIPMKTRDGVTLFADVIRPESSGRFPVLLSRTPYNKKGSDDPNGASYLYARYGYVTVMQDCRGRFESEGEYNTIFQEIADGYDAVEWAARLPWSNGRVGTTGQSYLGLTQYMIACNDPMPPSLQAMAPVSASSDYHASWIYHTGGVSLWGWMLPYAIFKGLHTLRRVKRNDLFEKAKEYVEGGEFPLIRQTRFGQNAFTPLTEHWYRHLPIKDWVELLKETAPYLADHIAHADDGEYWYRANVNRHAASIRVPMLHVSSWYDIFGEGAPSAFCSIKANSSFEKARRGQRLIIGPWGHLLPYNVPSSRGAGDIDFGPAALIDLNETLLRWFDYWLKDVDNGVMEEPPVTIFTLGENRWQKLSDWPPPNMQQVRYFLHSQKGANTLAGDGALSTVPPDAEPPDTYVYDPDNPVPSLGGNNLAIDIGVQDQRPVEQRADVLLYTSDPLEQPVEITGPVSVVLWAASSAVDTDFTAKLIDVHPDGYAQNLLDGIIRARYRESASEPKLMEAGKPYLFTIDLWATSNVFRRGHRIRLEVSSSNFPRFDRNLNSGEPFGAGTKSTPARQTVFHQDSMPSYLLLPLIPR; encoded by the coding sequence GTGATTGTACCCGCACGCAAGACCTACAAAGTCACTACCGAAAAAAGCATTCCTATGAAGACCCGCGACGGAGTCACCCTCTTCGCCGACGTGATCCGTCCGGAGAGTTCAGGACGTTTTCCGGTTCTGCTCAGCCGCACCCCTTACAACAAAAAAGGGTCCGATGACCCCAACGGTGCCAGCTATCTCTATGCTCGTTACGGTTATGTCACGGTCATGCAAGATTGTCGCGGCCGGTTCGAATCGGAAGGTGAGTACAACACGATTTTCCAGGAGATCGCCGACGGCTACGACGCGGTTGAGTGGGCCGCGCGGCTTCCCTGGTCGAACGGCCGCGTAGGCACGACCGGGCAATCCTATCTCGGACTGACGCAGTACATGATTGCCTGTAACGACCCCATGCCGCCTTCGCTACAGGCGATGGCGCCGGTCTCCGCGTCTTCGGACTATCACGCGAGCTGGATCTACCATACCGGCGGCGTTTCGTTGTGGGGGTGGATGCTTCCCTATGCGATCTTCAAGGGACTCCACACGCTGAGAAGGGTAAAGCGCAATGACCTCTTCGAGAAGGCCAAGGAGTACGTGGAGGGAGGAGAGTTTCCGCTCATTCGGCAAACTCGTTTCGGACAGAACGCTTTCACTCCCCTTACCGAACACTGGTATCGGCACCTTCCAATCAAGGATTGGGTGGAGCTCCTCAAGGAGACTGCGCCGTACCTTGCCGATCATATCGCGCACGCCGACGATGGAGAGTACTGGTATCGGGCCAACGTAAACCGCCATGCGGCGAGCATCAGGGTCCCGATGCTGCACGTTAGCTCGTGGTATGACATTTTCGGCGAAGGAGCCCCGAGTGCATTTTGCAGCATCAAGGCTAACAGTAGCTTCGAAAAGGCGCGCCGCGGCCAGCGCCTGATCATCGGGCCCTGGGGTCACCTGCTCCCTTATAATGTGCCGAGCTCGCGCGGTGCCGGAGATATCGATTTCGGGCCCGCGGCGCTGATCGATCTAAACGAAACTCTTCTGCGCTGGTTCGACTACTGGCTCAAGGATGTAGACAACGGAGTTATGGAGGAGCCGCCGGTCACCATCTTCACGCTGGGCGAAAATCGCTGGCAAAAGTTGTCCGACTGGCCGCCACCCAATATGCAACAGGTGCGTTATTTCCTGCACAGCCAGAAGGGCGCCAACACCCTCGCCGGTGACGGAGCACTTTCGACCGTGCCACCGGATGCCGAACCACCCGATACCTACGTTTACGATCCAGACAATCCGGTCCCATCGTTGGGCGGTAACAACCTGGCTATTGATATCGGCGTTCAGGACCAACGACCGGTTGAACAGCGAGCGGACGTTTTGCTCTATACTTCGGATCCGCTCGAACAGCCGGTCGAGATCACCGGACCGGTCAGCGTAGTCTTGTGGGCAGCCTCTTCGGCGGTCGACACCGACTTTACCGCGAAACTCATCGATGTTCACCCGGACGGCTACGCCCAGAACCTTCTCGATGGGATCATTCGTGCCCGATACCGGGAATCCGCCAGCGAGCCCAAGCTGATGGAGGCCGGAAAACCGTATCTGTTCACCATCGATCTGTGGGCAACAAGTAACGTCTTCCGGCGGGGGCACCGCATCCGGCTCGAGGTCAGCTCGAGCAACTTTCCACGCTTCGACCGCAACCTCAATAGCGGCGAGCCGTTCGGAGC
- a CDS encoding CoA transferase, giving the protein MTTGGSLDGFRVIDFTQGLCGPFSSMQLGDGGAEVIKIEPPAGDFARRMGPPFVGEESAVFLSLNRNKKSVVLDLETAYGRQAAVQLATSADVLVQDFGPDGAERIGLGYAQLREANPKLIYCSITPFGEDGPLRHATASELVVQAMAEYTASLGRIGEKPVRVGADVASLNTGIFAAQAILAALFHRLRTGDGQRVAVSEFGSLLHLRGIMWHSLSDPDDWYGFHLDHYTAPPNYGYQAKDGSLYFILRRASSEDWDRLILELGMEHVLADPRFDDYGRAATSIGRYAAEVKPIWEKAFQNRPRDEIMSLVHSIGGDAVPFMDYPVLLAHPQVSALGAITEIDHSTAGKFTTVRPVARFSETPESIRLPPPKLGQHTTEVLHAAGIVD; this is encoded by the coding sequence ATGACCACCGGTGGGAGCTTGGACGGCTTTCGAGTAATCGACTTTACGCAGGGACTATGTGGCCCCTTTTCTAGCATGCAACTCGGCGATGGCGGAGCCGAGGTCATCAAGATTGAACCCCCGGCAGGCGACTTTGCACGTCGTATGGGTCCCCCTTTCGTCGGTGAAGAAAGTGCGGTTTTCCTAAGTCTCAATCGGAACAAAAAGAGCGTCGTGCTCGACCTCGAAACTGCATACGGCCGCCAAGCAGCGGTGCAACTTGCAACGAGTGCCGATGTGCTGGTTCAGGATTTCGGGCCTGACGGCGCGGAGAGAATCGGGCTTGGTTACGCTCAACTGCGTGAAGCAAATCCAAAGTTGATCTATTGCTCGATAACTCCGTTTGGCGAGGACGGTCCCCTTCGTCATGCCACCGCCTCGGAACTGGTCGTGCAGGCGATGGCCGAATACACGGCGTCGTTGGGACGTATCGGGGAGAAGCCCGTGCGGGTTGGGGCAGACGTCGCGAGTCTCAACACCGGGATCTTTGCCGCGCAGGCGATTCTAGCGGCGTTATTTCATCGGCTGAGAACCGGAGATGGGCAGCGGGTGGCGGTCAGCGAGTTCGGATCGCTCCTGCATCTGCGCGGGATCATGTGGCACTCGCTGAGCGATCCCGACGACTGGTATGGATTCCACCTCGACCACTACACCGCCCCACCCAACTACGGTTATCAAGCGAAAGATGGTTCCCTGTACTTTATTCTTCGGCGCGCCAGCAGTGAGGATTGGGATCGGTTGATCCTGGAACTCGGCATGGAACACGTGCTAGCCGATCCACGTTTCGATGATTACGGACGCGCGGCGACCAGTATTGGAAGGTATGCCGCCGAAGTAAAACCGATCTGGGAAAAAGCGTTTCAGAACCGACCCCGCGACGAGATCATGAGCCTGGTTCACAGTATCGGCGGAGACGCAGTACCATTTATGGACTATCCGGTTCTGCTCGCTCATCCGCAAGTGAGCGCACTTGGCGCAATCACGGAGATCGACCATTCCACCGCCGGAAAGTTCACGACGGTGCGTCCGGTCGCCCGCTTTTCCGAGACTCCGGAGTCGATTCGATTGCCGCCCCCCAAGCTTGGACAACACACCACAGAGGTGCTGCACGCGGCCGGCATAGTTGATTGA